The following coding sequences are from one Capsicum annuum cultivar UCD-10X-F1 chromosome 3, UCD10Xv1.1, whole genome shotgun sequence window:
- the LOC107862969 gene encoding uncharacterized calcium-binding protein At1g02270 isoform X1, with translation MGRKNRGTTKRRVRRIGNYAIASSIDEPNSISCTTFNILAPIYKRLNHEDQSCRESDYKANWLSRNNRILDWLLFERSSIICLQEVWVGNEELVGMYDKRLGDARYINFKLARTNNRGDGLLTAVHKDYFRVIAHRELLFNDFGDRVAQLLHVELTAPFAQCRTNNVRQEMLIVNTHLLFPHDSSFSMERLRQVYKILQYVESYQKENKLNPLPIILCGDWNGSKRGHVYKFLRSQGFVSSYDTAHQYTDTDAQKWVSHRNHRGNICGVDFIWLLNPNSYRKLLKTSWRNAIFSMFKYQLRRASLTEKDAFAFLKADSDGDYITYDGFCEALRQLNLIGQCYGLSAEEIKDLWLQADIDGNGVLDYNEFQQHRVWNPSRSEQRDGISDDSWDDVVSDTEETIGFSIKDAVLFPTEAEKGTWPEDYSLSDHAKLTVVFSPVRMLCSQLS, from the exons ATGGGAAGGAAAAATAGAGGAACAACGAAGAGGAGGGTCAGAAGAATTGGAAACTATGCGATTGCATCGTCAATTGATGAGCCCAATTCAATTTCTTGTACCACCTTCAATATTCTCGCACCCATTTATAAAAGACTCAATCATGAG GACCAGAGTTGCAGAGAAAGCGATTACAAGGCAAATTGGTTGAGCAGGAATAATAGGATATTGGATTGGTTGTTGTTTGAGAGGTCTTCCATTATTTGTCTTCAG GAAGTTTGGGTTGGGAATGAAGAACTTGTTGGTATGTATGACAAGAGGCTAGGAGATGCCAGATATATCAATTTCAAGCTTGCACGAACCAATAATCGCGGTGATG GTCTGCTGACCGCTGTTCATAAGGACTACTTCAGGGTTATAGCCCACAGAGAGTTGCTTTTCAATGATTTTGGAGACCGTGTTGCTCAGCTATTGCATGTTGAACTAACTGCACCTTTCGCACAATGTCGAACCAATAATGTTCGGCAAGAAATGTTGATAGTGAACACACACCTTTTGTTTCCTCATGATTCAAGTTTCTCTATGGAACGACTGCGACAG GTCTACAAGATATTGCAATATGTGGAATCATATCAGAAAGAAAATAAACTTAACCCCTTGCCAATCATTCTGTGCGG CGACTGGAACGGGAGCAAGCGCGGCCATGTTTACAAATTCCTCCGATCTCAAGGATTTGTGTCATCATATGATACTGCTCACCAGTACACTGATACTGATGCTCAAAAG tGGGTGAGTCACCGTAATCACCGCGGAAACATCTGTGGTGTGGATTTTATATGGCTTTTGAATCCAAATAGCTACAGAAAATTGCTGAAAACAAGTTGGAGAAATGCAATTTTCAGTATGTTCAAG TATCAACTTCGTCGAGCCTCGTTGACTGAGAAAGATGCATTTGCTTTCCTTAAAGCTGACAGTGATGGCGATTACATTACATATGATGGGTTTTGTGAAGCACTCCGGCAG CTTAATTTGATTGGACAATGCTATGGGCTGAGTGCTGAGGAGATAAAAGATTTGTGGTTGCAAGCAGATATAGATGGAAATGGAGTTCTCGATTACAATGAGTTTCAG CAGCATCGGGTATGGAATCCCTCACGGTCAGAGCAAAGAGATGGAATAAGCGATGATTCATGGGACGACGTTGTTAGTGATACAGAGGAAACAATTGGTTTTAGTATCAAGGATGCAGTTCTCTTCCCCACAGAAGCCGAGAAAGGAACATGGCCCGAAGATTATTCACTTTCTGATCATGCCAAACTTACTGTGGTATTTTCGCCTGTAAGAATGTTATGCAGTCAATTGTCCTGA
- the LOC107862969 gene encoding uncharacterized calcium-binding protein At1g02270 isoform X2, which translates to MGRKNRGTTKRRVRRIGNYAIASSIDEPNSISCTTFNILAPIYKRLNHEDQSCRESDYKANWLSRNNRILDWLLFERSSIICLQEVWVGNEELVGMYDKRLGDARYINFKLARTNNRGDGLLTAVHKDYFRVIAHRELLFNDFGDRVAQLLHVELTAPFAQCRTNNVRQEMLIVNTHLLFPHDSSFSMERLRQVYKILQYVESYQKENKLNPLPIILCGDWNGSKRGHVYKFLRSQGFVSSYDTAHQYTDTDAQKWVSHRNHRGNICGVDFIWLLNPNSYRKLLKTSWRNAIFSMFKYQLRRASLTEKDAFAFLKADSDGDYITYDGFCEALRQLNLIGQCYGLSAEEIKDLWLQADIDGNGVLDYNEFQHRVWNPSRSEQRDGISDDSWDDVVSDTEETIGFSIKDAVLFPTEAEKGTWPEDYSLSDHAKLTVVFSPVRMLCSQLS; encoded by the exons ATGGGAAGGAAAAATAGAGGAACAACGAAGAGGAGGGTCAGAAGAATTGGAAACTATGCGATTGCATCGTCAATTGATGAGCCCAATTCAATTTCTTGTACCACCTTCAATATTCTCGCACCCATTTATAAAAGACTCAATCATGAG GACCAGAGTTGCAGAGAAAGCGATTACAAGGCAAATTGGTTGAGCAGGAATAATAGGATATTGGATTGGTTGTTGTTTGAGAGGTCTTCCATTATTTGTCTTCAG GAAGTTTGGGTTGGGAATGAAGAACTTGTTGGTATGTATGACAAGAGGCTAGGAGATGCCAGATATATCAATTTCAAGCTTGCACGAACCAATAATCGCGGTGATG GTCTGCTGACCGCTGTTCATAAGGACTACTTCAGGGTTATAGCCCACAGAGAGTTGCTTTTCAATGATTTTGGAGACCGTGTTGCTCAGCTATTGCATGTTGAACTAACTGCACCTTTCGCACAATGTCGAACCAATAATGTTCGGCAAGAAATGTTGATAGTGAACACACACCTTTTGTTTCCTCATGATTCAAGTTTCTCTATGGAACGACTGCGACAG GTCTACAAGATATTGCAATATGTGGAATCATATCAGAAAGAAAATAAACTTAACCCCTTGCCAATCATTCTGTGCGG CGACTGGAACGGGAGCAAGCGCGGCCATGTTTACAAATTCCTCCGATCTCAAGGATTTGTGTCATCATATGATACTGCTCACCAGTACACTGATACTGATGCTCAAAAG tGGGTGAGTCACCGTAATCACCGCGGAAACATCTGTGGTGTGGATTTTATATGGCTTTTGAATCCAAATAGCTACAGAAAATTGCTGAAAACAAGTTGGAGAAATGCAATTTTCAGTATGTTCAAG TATCAACTTCGTCGAGCCTCGTTGACTGAGAAAGATGCATTTGCTTTCCTTAAAGCTGACAGTGATGGCGATTACATTACATATGATGGGTTTTGTGAAGCACTCCGGCAG CTTAATTTGATTGGACAATGCTATGGGCTGAGTGCTGAGGAGATAAAAGATTTGTGGTTGCAAGCAGATATAGATGGAAATGGAGTTCTCGATTACAATGAGTTTCAG CATCGGGTATGGAATCCCTCACGGTCAGAGCAAAGAGATGGAATAAGCGATGATTCATGGGACGACGTTGTTAGTGATACAGAGGAAACAATTGGTTTTAGTATCAAGGATGCAGTTCTCTTCCCCACAGAAGCCGAGAAAGGAACATGGCCCGAAGATTATTCACTTTCTGATCATGCCAAACTTACTGTGGTATTTTCGCCTGTAAGAATGTTATGCAGTCAATTGTCCTGA
- the LOC107862969 gene encoding uncharacterized calcium-binding protein At1g02270 isoform X3: protein MGRKNRGTTKRRVRRIGNYAIASSIDEPNSISCTTFNILAPIYKRLNHESCRESDYKANWLSRNNRILDWLLFERSSIICLQEVWVGNEELVGMYDKRLGDARYINFKLARTNNRGDGLLTAVHKDYFRVIAHRELLFNDFGDRVAQLLHVELTAPFAQCRTNNVRQEMLIVNTHLLFPHDSSFSMERLRQVYKILQYVESYQKENKLNPLPIILCGDWNGSKRGHVYKFLRSQGFVSSYDTAHQYTDTDAQKWVSHRNHRGNICGVDFIWLLNPNSYRKLLKTSWRNAIFSMFKYQLRRASLTEKDAFAFLKADSDGDYITYDGFCEALRQLNLIGQCYGLSAEEIKDLWLQADIDGNGVLDYNEFQQHRVWNPSRSEQRDGISDDSWDDVVSDTEETIGFSIKDAVLFPTEAEKGTWPEDYSLSDHAKLTVVFSPVRMLCSQLS from the exons ATGGGAAGGAAAAATAGAGGAACAACGAAGAGGAGGGTCAGAAGAATTGGAAACTATGCGATTGCATCGTCAATTGATGAGCCCAATTCAATTTCTTGTACCACCTTCAATATTCTCGCACCCATTTATAAAAGACTCAATCATGAG AGTTGCAGAGAAAGCGATTACAAGGCAAATTGGTTGAGCAGGAATAATAGGATATTGGATTGGTTGTTGTTTGAGAGGTCTTCCATTATTTGTCTTCAG GAAGTTTGGGTTGGGAATGAAGAACTTGTTGGTATGTATGACAAGAGGCTAGGAGATGCCAGATATATCAATTTCAAGCTTGCACGAACCAATAATCGCGGTGATG GTCTGCTGACCGCTGTTCATAAGGACTACTTCAGGGTTATAGCCCACAGAGAGTTGCTTTTCAATGATTTTGGAGACCGTGTTGCTCAGCTATTGCATGTTGAACTAACTGCACCTTTCGCACAATGTCGAACCAATAATGTTCGGCAAGAAATGTTGATAGTGAACACACACCTTTTGTTTCCTCATGATTCAAGTTTCTCTATGGAACGACTGCGACAG GTCTACAAGATATTGCAATATGTGGAATCATATCAGAAAGAAAATAAACTTAACCCCTTGCCAATCATTCTGTGCGG CGACTGGAACGGGAGCAAGCGCGGCCATGTTTACAAATTCCTCCGATCTCAAGGATTTGTGTCATCATATGATACTGCTCACCAGTACACTGATACTGATGCTCAAAAG tGGGTGAGTCACCGTAATCACCGCGGAAACATCTGTGGTGTGGATTTTATATGGCTTTTGAATCCAAATAGCTACAGAAAATTGCTGAAAACAAGTTGGAGAAATGCAATTTTCAGTATGTTCAAG TATCAACTTCGTCGAGCCTCGTTGACTGAGAAAGATGCATTTGCTTTCCTTAAAGCTGACAGTGATGGCGATTACATTACATATGATGGGTTTTGTGAAGCACTCCGGCAG CTTAATTTGATTGGACAATGCTATGGGCTGAGTGCTGAGGAGATAAAAGATTTGTGGTTGCAAGCAGATATAGATGGAAATGGAGTTCTCGATTACAATGAGTTTCAG CAGCATCGGGTATGGAATCCCTCACGGTCAGAGCAAAGAGATGGAATAAGCGATGATTCATGGGACGACGTTGTTAGTGATACAGAGGAAACAATTGGTTTTAGTATCAAGGATGCAGTTCTCTTCCCCACAGAAGCCGAGAAAGGAACATGGCCCGAAGATTATTCACTTTCTGATCATGCCAAACTTACTGTGGTATTTTCGCCTGTAAGAATGTTATGCAGTCAATTGTCCTGA
- the LOC107862969 gene encoding uncharacterized calcium-binding protein At1g02270 isoform X4: MGRKNRGTTKRRVRRIGNYAIASSIDEPNSISCTTFNILAPIYKRLNHESCRESDYKANWLSRNNRILDWLLFERSSIICLQEVWVGNEELVGMYDKRLGDARYINFKLARTNNRGDGLLTAVHKDYFRVIAHRELLFNDFGDRVAQLLHVELTAPFAQCRTNNVRQEMLIVNTHLLFPHDSSFSMERLRQVYKILQYVESYQKENKLNPLPIILCGDWNGSKRGHVYKFLRSQGFVSSYDTAHQYTDTDAQKWVSHRNHRGNICGVDFIWLLNPNSYRKLLKTSWRNAIFSMFKYQLRRASLTEKDAFAFLKADSDGDYITYDGFCEALRQLNLIGQCYGLSAEEIKDLWLQADIDGNGVLDYNEFQHRVWNPSRSEQRDGISDDSWDDVVSDTEETIGFSIKDAVLFPTEAEKGTWPEDYSLSDHAKLTVVFSPVRMLCSQLS, translated from the exons ATGGGAAGGAAAAATAGAGGAACAACGAAGAGGAGGGTCAGAAGAATTGGAAACTATGCGATTGCATCGTCAATTGATGAGCCCAATTCAATTTCTTGTACCACCTTCAATATTCTCGCACCCATTTATAAAAGACTCAATCATGAG AGTTGCAGAGAAAGCGATTACAAGGCAAATTGGTTGAGCAGGAATAATAGGATATTGGATTGGTTGTTGTTTGAGAGGTCTTCCATTATTTGTCTTCAG GAAGTTTGGGTTGGGAATGAAGAACTTGTTGGTATGTATGACAAGAGGCTAGGAGATGCCAGATATATCAATTTCAAGCTTGCACGAACCAATAATCGCGGTGATG GTCTGCTGACCGCTGTTCATAAGGACTACTTCAGGGTTATAGCCCACAGAGAGTTGCTTTTCAATGATTTTGGAGACCGTGTTGCTCAGCTATTGCATGTTGAACTAACTGCACCTTTCGCACAATGTCGAACCAATAATGTTCGGCAAGAAATGTTGATAGTGAACACACACCTTTTGTTTCCTCATGATTCAAGTTTCTCTATGGAACGACTGCGACAG GTCTACAAGATATTGCAATATGTGGAATCATATCAGAAAGAAAATAAACTTAACCCCTTGCCAATCATTCTGTGCGG CGACTGGAACGGGAGCAAGCGCGGCCATGTTTACAAATTCCTCCGATCTCAAGGATTTGTGTCATCATATGATACTGCTCACCAGTACACTGATACTGATGCTCAAAAG tGGGTGAGTCACCGTAATCACCGCGGAAACATCTGTGGTGTGGATTTTATATGGCTTTTGAATCCAAATAGCTACAGAAAATTGCTGAAAACAAGTTGGAGAAATGCAATTTTCAGTATGTTCAAG TATCAACTTCGTCGAGCCTCGTTGACTGAGAAAGATGCATTTGCTTTCCTTAAAGCTGACAGTGATGGCGATTACATTACATATGATGGGTTTTGTGAAGCACTCCGGCAG CTTAATTTGATTGGACAATGCTATGGGCTGAGTGCTGAGGAGATAAAAGATTTGTGGTTGCAAGCAGATATAGATGGAAATGGAGTTCTCGATTACAATGAGTTTCAG CATCGGGTATGGAATCCCTCACGGTCAGAGCAAAGAGATGGAATAAGCGATGATTCATGGGACGACGTTGTTAGTGATACAGAGGAAACAATTGGTTTTAGTATCAAGGATGCAGTTCTCTTCCCCACAGAAGCCGAGAAAGGAACATGGCCCGAAGATTATTCACTTTCTGATCATGCCAAACTTACTGTGGTATTTTCGCCTGTAAGAATGTTATGCAGTCAATTGTCCTGA